In the Bactrocera tryoni isolate S06 unplaced genomic scaffold, CSIRO_BtryS06_freeze2 scaffold_11, whole genome shotgun sequence genome, one interval contains:
- the LOC120779737 gene encoding uncharacterized protein LOC120779737: protein MAQSFYGLFIEDTQLTVGWKIVCAKVRNMRTNYNKAKELELSTGAGSMEGDTIKNTLRKMCFFYEELDDIFGSRLNCSAVVEDSLLTLLESDSTSQSGAECVVEVGSSVEAEEVQSPALNDNVCTRRQKGIYSKTALSDIL, encoded by the exons ATGGCTCAAAGCTTTTATGGTCTTTTCATCGAAGACACGCAGCTGACGGTAGGATGGAAAATAGTGTGCGCAAAAGTACGCAATATGCGCACTAATTATAATAAAGCAAAGGAGTTGGAATTGTCGACAGGCGCAGGAAGTATGGAAGGCGacacaataaaaa atactttaagaaaaatgtgttttttctatGAAGAATTGGACGATATTTTCGGCAGCAGATTAAATTGTTCTGCAGTAGTGGAAGACAGTTTGCTGACGTTGTTAGAAAGCGACTCTACAAGTCAATCGGGAGCAGAATGTGTGGTTGAAGTGGGCAGTTCAGTTGAAGCTGAAGAAGTACAAAGTCCAGCGTTGAACGACAATGTGTGCACTCGAAGGCAGAAAGGAATATATTCCAAAACTGCCTTGTCAGATATTTTGTAG